From a region of the Alnus glutinosa chromosome 1, dhAlnGlut1.1, whole genome shotgun sequence genome:
- the LOC133874483 gene encoding uncharacterized protein LOC133874483 → MDPSSSSEYQVFVNANKPEQTETFTCMDCDSYNAVAKGKIEVFKDITYHQSLDLLLTPNKNTILHIYITALNSKSKSPTPIAGSESTTTINAGSESTTNFVEKILEMCPPLLQQANVKGETPLHIAARYGHDDIVDVLINYCAKPLHQDLEGGIEAVKEMLKMMNKEKDTALHEAVRYNHLKVVKLLIEKDPNFSYSANDAGETPLYIAAERGFKDVVIKILDKCKSPMHGGPLGRTALHATIINGHGLSGITRSILDKIEGISRIADNDGWTSLHFATYFHCYNVIEMLLDKDRDVAYMKDKEGRTALHIAAHEDNYDIVSLIVSRCPDCCELVDNRGWNVLHFAFKGKNYLESTIKIIIENSSLDNLLNEKNADGDTPLHFYSNSLRPAKDFVAHSRVDKKAFNKKNLSAWDIAKANSGIFSEVKKSEIKEKSPYPQPRRVIAYEDDDTTKLEEWKKEKEKREEERRSMLQKASEAHLVVSALITTVTFAACITMPGGFMGSGESSSHPGSALLRKKVAFIAFIITDTISMVLSSSAVFIHLLTPFLFHKYLNEDRRDKLLDMAYKFILWALIAMVLAFVTGTYIVLVPSLGLAIANCIIGLTFFPIVFYVSGTK, encoded by the exons ATGGATCCTTCCAGTTCATCTGAATATCAGGTATTTGTTAATGCTAATAAGCCCGAGCAAACAGAAACCTTCACTTGCATGGATTGTGATTCCTACAATGCTGTAGCAAAAGGCAAAATCGAGGTCTTCAAAGATATCACATATCATCAGTCTCTTGACCTCCTATTAACCCCAAATAAAAACACAATCCTCCATATTTACATTACAGCCCTAAATTCCAAATCCAAATCACCAACCCCCATTGCAGGATCGGAATCAACAACAACCATCAATGCAGGATCGGAATCAACAACCAACTTTGTGGAAAAAATTCTTGAAATGTGTCCGCCATTGTTACAGCAAGCCAATGTCAAAGGTGAAACTCCATTGCACATTGCGGCAAGGTACGGGCATGATGACATAGTGGATGTTCTAATCAATTATTGTGCCAAACCTCTCCATCAAGACCTTGAAGGTGGGATTGAAGCAGTAAAAGAAATGCTCAAAATGATgaacaaagaaaaagacacGGCTTTGCACGAGGCTGTACGTTATAATCATCTTAAGGTTGTAAAATTGTTGATCGAAAAAGACCCAAATTTTTCGTATTCTGCTAATGATGCTGGTGAGACTCCACTTTACATAGCTGCCGAGCGAGGGTTTAAAGATGTGGTGATCAAAATTTTAGACAAATGCAAATCACCGATGCATGGGGGCCCCCTTGGTAGGACGGCTTTGCATGCTACCATAATAAATGGTCATGGTCTCTCAG gtATAACCAGAAGTATTTTGGATAAAATTGAAGGTATAAGTAGAATAGCTGACAATGACGGTTGGACTTCGCTTCACTTCGCTACATACTTTCACTGTTATAACGTAATAGAGATGTTGTTGGATAAAGATAGAGATGTAGCATACATGAAAGACAAAGAGGGAAGGACAGCTCTTCATATTGCAGCTCATGAGGATAATTATGATATAGTGTCTCTCATTGTATCAAGGTGTCCAGATTGTTGCGAACTGGTTGATAACAGAGGGTGGAATGTACTCCATTTTGCTTTCAAAGGAAAGAACTACTTAGAGAGTACCATCAAGATTATAATAGAAAATTCGTCTCTCGACAATCTTTTAAATGAGAAGAATGCCGATGGGGATACACCTCTTCATTTCTATTCCAATTCTTTGAGGCCAGCAAAGGATTTTGTTGCTCACTCTCGAGTCGACAAGAAggctttcaacaaaaaaaacctCAGCGCATGGGACATCGCTAAAGCTAATTCTGGAATATTCTCAGAAGTAAAG AAGTCGGAGATTAAGGAGAAATCTCCGTATCCACAACCTCGACGTGTTATAGCTTACGAAGATGATGATACCACAAAACTAGAGGAgtggaagaaggagaaggagaagagggaggaagagaggagatCAATGTTGCAGAAAGCATCCGAAGCCCATTTGGTAGTGAGTGCACTAATTACAACCGTGACGTTTGCAGCATGTATTACCATGCCTGGTGGATTCATGGGTAGTGGAGAAAGCTCATCACACCCAGGCTCTGCACTTCTCAGGAAAAAAGTTGCTTTCATAGCATTCATTATTACAGATACCATATCCATGGTGTTGTCAAGTTCTGCTGTCTTCATCCACCTATTGACGCCATTTCTTTTCCACAAGTATTTAAATGAAGATCGTCGTGATAAACTTCTCGATATGGCCTACAAGTTCATTTTGTGGGCTCTGATAGCAATGGTGCTGGCATTTGTCACAGGCACATATATTGTGTTAGTGCCTTCTTTGGGTCTTGCCATTGCCAATTGTATCATTGGCTTAACCTTCTTCCCTATCGTCTTTTATGTGTCTGGgacaaaatga
- the LOC133858581 gene encoding protein SIEVE ELEMENT OCCLUSION B-like isoform X1, translated as MEAPTWYNDEEIMNQMDAIPVTGDGRFDAESLFILVDNILKHTAPIVDSFLPGTQAAMGKIEDMNTSAFFSSPLCTLKQISCMMDCKAPGVVDAHETTLSMLHMLSNYSWDARAVMTLAAFALCFGEFWILMRIHSSNQLANSLAFLKRLPVLAEHPGLQKHRQALSELINLNNTTLEVIKCIFELEKLSNYGRENVPALSKTMDHIPVDAYWVVRTVVGCSAQLTGVTNDDHGCPDFRDQSVDLSSLAHNLDRILNNLKKQLNICKQQIEETEMEAYQMLRNLFQIHPKMVEVFKALCYGKSNLQPLIDGSNEFNEVNLDIVLKHKYVLLLISGPDISDNDLGTLKQLHREIGNRGKIVWVPIVGQTSIDTERMFRIRGSEVPLYIVQRFVGIPGIKFIREEWHFRNEPIVVVINPKVRVEHCISLQQIKGINSFPCFRKKNIDVLVNGICRCACQCLCVHCERTNV; from the exons ATGGAAGCACCGACATGGTACAACGACGAGGAGATCATGAATCAAATGGATGCGATCCCCGTCACTGGTGATGGACGGTTCGACGCCGAGTCTCTTTTCATTCTAGTGGATAACATCCTTAAGCACACCGCCCCTATTGTTGATAGTTTTTTGCCG GGTACCCAAGCAGCTATGGGAAAAATTGAGGACATGAACACGAGTGCCTTTTTTAGTTCACCCCTCTGTACACTTAAGCAGATTTCCTGCATG ATGGATTGCAAGGCTCCGGGTGTAGTAGACGCACACGAGACGACACTGTCAATGCTTCACATGCTATCAAACTACTCATGGGATGCAAGGGCAGTGATGACCCTAGCAGCTTTTGCTTTGTGCTTTGGTGAATTCTGGATCCTTATGAGGATTCACTCATCTAATCAGCTCGCCAACTCATTGGCATTCCTGAAGCGACTACCTGTCTTGGCAGAGCACCCAGGGTTGCAGAAACACAGGCAAGCACTTTCTGAACTTATCAATCTGAACAATACCACATTGGAAGTGATTAAGTGCATTTTTGAGCTGGAGAAGCTAAGTAACTATGGTAGAGAGAATGTGCCTGCATTGTCAAAAACCATGGACCATATCCCTGTGGATGCCTATTGGGTCGTTAGAACTGTTGTCGGTTGCTCGGCTCAATTGACCGGCGTCACGAATGATGA CCATGGTTGCCCTGATTTCAGGGACCAATCAGTGGATCTATCTAGCTTGGCTCACAATCTCGACCGCATCCTCAACAATCTTAAGAAGCAACTAAATATTTGCAAACAACAAATAG AGGAAACTGAGATGGAGGCTTATCAGATGCTCAGGAATCTATTTCAAATCCATCCCAAAATGGTGGAGGTTTTTAAGGCGCTGTGTTATGGCAAGAGTAATTTGCAGCCGCTCATTGACGGATCTAATGAGTTTAATGAG GTGAACTTAGATATTGTGCTGAAGCATAAATATGTGTTGTTGCTCATTTCGGGCCCAGATATCTCAGATAATGATCTTGGGACTCTCAAGCAGCTTCATAGAGAGATAGGCAATCGTGGTAAGATTGTGTGGGTTCCAATTGTGGGGCAGACGAGCATCGACACGGAAAGGATGTTTAGAATCCGAGGCTCTGAGGTGCCATTGTACATTGTGCAGCGATTTGTAGGCATACCAGGCATTAAGTTCATCCGGGAAGAGTGGCACTTCAGGAATGAGCCTATTGTTGTGGTGATTAACCCAAAAGTGAGGGTAGAACACTGTATTTCACTCCAGCAGATAAAGGGAATAAACTCATTCCCCTGTttcagaaagaaaaatattgatgtGCTTGTCAATGGCATTTGTAGGTGTGCGTGTCAGTGTCTTTGTGTGCACTGTGAACGTACCAATGTATGA
- the LOC133858581 gene encoding protein SIEVE ELEMENT OCCLUSION B-like isoform X2, with amino-acid sequence MEAPTWYNDEEIMNQMDAIPVTGDGRFDAESLFILVDNILKHTAPIVDSFLPGTQAAMGKIEDMNTSAFFSSPLCTLKQISCMMDCKAPGVVDAHETTLSMLHMLSNYSWDARAVMTLAAFALCFGEFWILMRIHSSNQLANSLAFLKRLPVLAEHPGLQKHRQALSELINLNNTTLEVIKCIFELEKLSNYGRENVPALSKTMDHIPVDAYWVVRTVVGCSAQLTGVTNDEDQSVDLSSLAHNLDRILNNLKKQLNICKQQIEETEMEAYQMLRNLFQIHPKMVEVFKALCYGKSNLQPLIDGSNEFNEVNLDIVLKHKYVLLLISGPDISDNDLGTLKQLHREIGNRGKIVWVPIVGQTSIDTERMFRIRGSEVPLYIVQRFVGIPGIKFIREEWHFRNEPIVVVINPKVRVEHCISLQQIKGINSFPCFRKKNIDVLVNGICRCACQCLCVHCERTNV; translated from the exons ATGGAAGCACCGACATGGTACAACGACGAGGAGATCATGAATCAAATGGATGCGATCCCCGTCACTGGTGATGGACGGTTCGACGCCGAGTCTCTTTTCATTCTAGTGGATAACATCCTTAAGCACACCGCCCCTATTGTTGATAGTTTTTTGCCG GGTACCCAAGCAGCTATGGGAAAAATTGAGGACATGAACACGAGTGCCTTTTTTAGTTCACCCCTCTGTACACTTAAGCAGATTTCCTGCATG ATGGATTGCAAGGCTCCGGGTGTAGTAGACGCACACGAGACGACACTGTCAATGCTTCACATGCTATCAAACTACTCATGGGATGCAAGGGCAGTGATGACCCTAGCAGCTTTTGCTTTGTGCTTTGGTGAATTCTGGATCCTTATGAGGATTCACTCATCTAATCAGCTCGCCAACTCATTGGCATTCCTGAAGCGACTACCTGTCTTGGCAGAGCACCCAGGGTTGCAGAAACACAGGCAAGCACTTTCTGAACTTATCAATCTGAACAATACCACATTGGAAGTGATTAAGTGCATTTTTGAGCTGGAGAAGCTAAGTAACTATGGTAGAGAGAATGTGCCTGCATTGTCAAAAACCATGGACCATATCCCTGTGGATGCCTATTGGGTCGTTAGAACTGTTGTCGGTTGCTCGGCTCAATTGACCGGCGTCACGAATGATGA GGACCAATCAGTGGATCTATCTAGCTTGGCTCACAATCTCGACCGCATCCTCAACAATCTTAAGAAGCAACTAAATATTTGCAAACAACAAATAG AGGAAACTGAGATGGAGGCTTATCAGATGCTCAGGAATCTATTTCAAATCCATCCCAAAATGGTGGAGGTTTTTAAGGCGCTGTGTTATGGCAAGAGTAATTTGCAGCCGCTCATTGACGGATCTAATGAGTTTAATGAG GTGAACTTAGATATTGTGCTGAAGCATAAATATGTGTTGTTGCTCATTTCGGGCCCAGATATCTCAGATAATGATCTTGGGACTCTCAAGCAGCTTCATAGAGAGATAGGCAATCGTGGTAAGATTGTGTGGGTTCCAATTGTGGGGCAGACGAGCATCGACACGGAAAGGATGTTTAGAATCCGAGGCTCTGAGGTGCCATTGTACATTGTGCAGCGATTTGTAGGCATACCAGGCATTAAGTTCATCCGGGAAGAGTGGCACTTCAGGAATGAGCCTATTGTTGTGGTGATTAACCCAAAAGTGAGGGTAGAACACTGTATTTCACTCCAGCAGATAAAGGGAATAAACTCATTCCCCTGTttcagaaagaaaaatattgatgtGCTTGTCAATGGCATTTGTAGGTGTGCGTGTCAGTGTCTTTGTGTGCACTGTGAACGTACCAATGTATGA